The Kluyveromyces marxianus DMKU3-1042 DNA, complete genome, chromosome 7 DNA segment TGCTAAAACTTTGTACATGTGTCTTCGAAACGTGACAGTTGCAAGTAGGTTGGGGAAATCTCAAGTCTGTAGTAATTAAGCTACTACTTCTGTCACACTCTTGAGAgtatgaagaagataacaacaaaaataagagcagaaacaagaacCCTAGCCAACCTATGATGAGCGTTTCGGGGGTTTTATGTTGTTTGGTaatagaaaacaaaaaaaaaatcttaATAGAAGgagaataaagaaaagaaaaaaaattaagagTGGAGGTGAGGAGAGCGGAGGAGAAGAGGGATGGAGACCACTCTAAAACAAACTCTCCTACTTCCTACTCAATTCTTTGCTTTAATCCGTTTATTTGAACTTCTTACCGAACAAGATCATTTGGAATTGATCGTACATGGAGATAACACCAGCAGCGGCGACACCTCTGAAGATGTTAGCACCACAACCCTTGAACAAGGACTTGACACCTTCAGCAGCGACAATTTGTCTGAAAGCGTCGAAGGCACCCTTGTACTTGACGGCTTGACCGGaagtcatcatcattcttcttctaacaGTGTCCAATGGGTAAGAAGCAGTGGAAGCACCGGTGGTGACAGCCCAACccaacaagaaggaagcCAAGAAGGAGGTTTCCAAAGAACCagtcaacaacaatggCTTCAAGGAGTCGTACAAACCGAAGTACAAACCTCTGTAGACAACAATACCAACAACAGATGGCAAGAAACCTCTGTACAAACCAGCAATACCGTCAGACTTCAAGGTCTTCTTGTAAACATCAATCATACCGTTGAATTGACGTTCACCACCCTTCTTAGCGTTCTTGGAGTCAGCAGCCAATCTGGTTCTGGCGTAATCCAAAGAGTAAACAAACATTAGAGACAAACCACCAGCTAGACCACCAGAGGCCAAGTTACCAGCAAACCACTTAGCGTaaccttcttccttcttgaaaCCGAACATAGCCTTAATCTTGTCCTTGAAAGCAAAGTTCAAAGCTTGGGTTGGGAAGTATCTGATAACGTTAGCAGTGTTACCTCTCCAGAAAGCAGCAATACCTTCGTTAGCAGCAGTTCTCTTGAAACAGTCAACGATACCGTTGTATCTTCTGTCCAAAGAACCTTGCTTGATCATTTCATCTTGGTTTTGGATCAACAACTTGACTCTTTCAATTGGAGCAGCTGCGGTCTTGGAGACGGCGGCGGAAACACCACCCATCAAGAAATCGATAACGAAGTTGGATTGTTTCTTGTCAGCAGACATCTTTGGTTATATAAAGCTTGAGTTGACTTGCTTACTGAGACACTTCTTTTaacaaataaaataaaaagaagaaatacaaaCTAAAAACTCTTAATAAAAACTACGTGTAAATCTATAACAATCAATTAGCTAAAACAATGAGT contains these protein-coding regions:
- the PET9 gene encoding ADP/ATP carrier protein PET9, with amino-acid sequence MSADKKQSNFVIDFLMGGVSAAVSKTAAAPIERVKLLIQNQDEMIKQGSLDRRYNGIVDCFKRTAANEGIAAFWRGNTANVIRYFPTQALNFAFKDKIKAMFGFKKEEGYAKWFAGNLASGGLAGGLSLMFVYSLDYARTRLAADSKNAKKGGERQFNGMIDVYKKTLKSDGIAGLYRGFLPSVVGIVVYRGLYFGLYDSLKPLLLTGSLETSFLASFLLGWAVTTGASTASYPLDTVRRRMMMTSGQAVKYKGAFDAFRQIVAAEGVKSLFKGCGANIFRGVAAAGVISMYDQFQMILFGKKFK